A single region of the Silene latifolia isolate original U9 population chromosome 8, ASM4854445v1, whole genome shotgun sequence genome encodes:
- the LOC141595670 gene encoding secreted RxLR effector protein 161-like: MSIVLETGMAGAKTVYTPIPQRHNLALAKGYVLKDVMKYRRLVGRLVYLTITKPDLVYAVHILSQFVNEPRKEHWDAALRVVRYIKRNPSKGITLSKKASLQVQGYCDSDYANCPLTRRPLSGYFVSLGGSPISWRAKKQMTVAKSTAEAEYRAMAAVTSELLWIKSFLASLGVFHEKPMHLYYDNQAALHIAKNPVFHDRTKHIEIDFHFVRQHLVSNSINTFHPRNKEQIADLFTKALGGESFDHL; encoded by the coding sequence ATGAGTATTGTTTTGGAAACTGGCATGGCAGGGGCAAAGACCGTCTACACACCCATTCCCCAACGACACAATTTAGCTCTGGCGAAGGGATACGTGTTAAAAGATGTTATGAAATACCGTAGATTAGTGGGACGCTTGGTGTACTTGACTATAACTAAACCCGACCTTGTTTATGCAGTCCATATCCTATCTCAATTCGTGAATGAACCGCGTAAAGAACATTGGGACGCGGCCTTGCGTGTGGTTCGCTATATTAAACGAAATCCCAGTAAAGGGATTACATTGAGCAAGAAAGCAAGTCTACAAGTTCAAGGTTATTGTGATTCCGACTATGCTAATTGTCCACTAACTAGGAGGCCGTTAAGTGGCTACTTTGTTTCGCTAGGTGGGTCACCAATATCATGGCGGGCGAAAAAGCAAATGACCGTTGCAAAATCCACAGCCGAGGCCGAATATCGAGCCATGGCCGCAGTTACTAGTGAATTGTTATGGATAAAATCCTTCCTTGCGTCATTGGGAGTTTTTCATGAGAAACCTATGCACTTGTATTACGATAATCAAGCGGCTCTACACATAGCCAAGAATCCAGTTTTTCATGATCGAACGAAGCATATTGAGATTGATTTCCACTTCGTTCGTCAACATTTGGTTTCGAATAGCATCAATACCTTTCATCCTCGCAACAAAGAACAGATTGCAGACCTTTTTACTAAGGCTCTTGGAGGCGAGTCCTTCGACCATTTGTAG
- the LOC141595671 gene encoding uncharacterized protein LOC141595671, producing the protein MPGSDDKLKGGMKGSPKTIPMTSPLYLHPSDNPSLNVTQIIFDGNNYDMWAEAVKKGLDAKNKLAFIEGKVKKPESDEEEDSIELVAWRQCNAMLRAWLRNVIDPKLHPNITFSQSIEDIWNELRERYSVGNAPRVHQLKGELNE; encoded by the coding sequence ATGCCTGGTAGTGACGACAAATTAAAAGGAGGAATGAAGGGAAGTCCAAAGACGATCCCTATGACATCGCCTCTTTATCTTCATCCTTCGGATAACCCGAGTTTGAATGTCACACAAATTATCTTTGATGGTAATAATTATGATATGTGGGCAGAGGCTGTGAAAAAGGGACTTGATGCGAAAAACAAACTGGCATTCATCGAAGGGAAGGTCAAGAAGCCGGAGAGTGATGAAGAGGAGGACAGTATCGAGTTGGTGGCGTGGCGCCAGTGTAACGCGATGCTAAGAGCATGGCTTCGGAATGTAATAGACCCAAAGTTACATCCGAATATTACTTTTTCTCAATCCATCGAAGACATTTGGAACGAGCTGCGTGAAAGGTACTCAGTGGGAAACGCTCCTAGGGTTCATCAGTTAAAGGGTGAATTGAATGAATGA
- the LOC141595830 gene encoding transcription factor MYB36-like: MGRAPCCDKANVKKGPWSPEEDAKLKAYIDKYGTGNNWIALPQKIGLKRCGKSCRLRWLNYLRPNIKHGGFTDEEDNIILNLYISIGSRWSIIAAQLPGRTDNDIKNYWNTRLKKKLLGRRKQQGDMNDSKEEVAPLSSSALERLQLHLQLQNSQQAQQNSFSFFNNPSIWPKLHPLIQEKLIQNNLQSLNHVQHLSSYDTNNPVDFYHQNPNFLHSSIESINNPNDNYIGQIEELENSSLGGSPSSDSSNGAMIHNNNNNNNFASIVDSTRVTVTPDEGCMDIQRVSSFQTDLNKLLGNDKIVNEFEGMTGWWSSNVNSTNCWDGSNVVDHSESSTQVYQDYS; the protein is encoded by the exons ATGGGAAGAGCTCCATGTTGTGATAAAGCTAATGTGAAGAAAGGACCTTGGTCTCCTGAAGAAGATGCTAAGCTCAAGGCTTACATTGACAAATATGGTACTGGTAATAATTGGATTGCACTTCCTCAAAAAATAG GGCTTAAAAGATGTGGAAAGAGTTGTAGGCTAAGGTGGCTCAACTACTTAAGACCAAATATTAAGCATGGTGGTTTCACAGATGAGGAAGACAACATTATTCTCAATCTCTACATTAGTATTGGGAGCAG ATGGTCGATAATAGCAGCGCAACTACCAGGAAGAACAGATAACGACATTAAGAATTACTGGAACACACGGCTTAAGAAGAAGCTTTTAGGCCGTAGAAAGCAACAAGGCGATATGAACGACTCCAAGGAAGAGGTGGCTCCTCTAAGCAGTTCCGCCTTAGAGCGCCTTCAGCTTCATTTGCAGCTTCAAAACAGTCAACAAGCACAACAaaactctttttctttcttcaatAACCCTTCAATTTGGCCTAAGTTACACCCTCTTATTCAAGAAAAACTCATCCAAAATAATCTTCAATCTCTCAATCATGTACAACATTTATCATCATACGACACGAATAATCCTGTCGATTTTTACCATCAAAATCCCAATTTCTTACACTCCTCaattgaaagtattaacaacccTAATGACAATTACATTGGACAAATTGAGGAGTTGGAGAATTCGAGCTTAGGTGGATCACCATCTTCAGATAGCTCAAATGGAGCTATGAttcataacaataacaataacaataatttcgCGAGTATTGTGGACTCGACACGTGTTACAGTGACACCCGATGAAGGGTGTATGGATATCCAAAGGGTGTCGAGCTTCCAGACAGACTTAAACAAGCTTCTAGGCAATGATAAAATTGTGAATGAATTCGAGGGTATGACCGGTTGGTGGTCAAGTAATGTCAACTCTACTAATTGTTGGGATGGTTCAAATGTTGTTGATCACTCTGAAAGTAGTACACAAGTTTATCAAGATTATTCTTAA